Sequence from the Mastomys coucha isolate ucsf_1 unplaced genomic scaffold, UCSF_Mcou_1 pScaffold13, whole genome shotgun sequence genome:
ATTGATTCCCAGTACACTATGGTAGTTCGTAAGTGTgttaactctagttcctggggatctggcaccttcttctcatctccacagactctaggcacacacatggtgcacatatatatatatatgcaagcagGACAGTCACACACAGAAAATAGACCTTAAAGACAAAACTCAAACTAAACTGACAGAGGCACATGCTACTAAtcgcagcactgggaaggcagaggtaagagtatgggaagtccaaggtcatcttACCAAGTTTAGGGACAgtctgggctacctgagacccccATATCAGTTAaatgagacccccatctcagttaaatgaatgaatgaatgaatgaatgaatgtataaacaaacaaataaataaatgctgagGAGTTGAAGGCTGATGGTGTAGCTCATTACTAGAACACCTGCCTAGCAAGTGTGAGgctcttgagttcaatttcctgcACCGAagcaaggagagaggaaaataaaaacaaaagaccaaagagGAAATGATGAGAGAAGGACGAGGCTGCACTGGAGGAAGGCTCATGTTGAGGCAGTATTAGCAAGCTGGGCTAGATGCTTTTTTAGACCAGATTTCTCATACATAAAGAGTCCCTATTCgggctaatgagatggctcagagggtaagagcactgactgctcttccaaaggtcctaagttcaaatcccagcaaccatatggtggctcacaaccacccataaggaaagctgatgccctcttctggtgcgtctgaagacagctacagtgtacttagtataataataaataaatctttaNNNNNNNNNNNNNNNNNNNNNNNNNNNNNNNNNNNNNNNNNNNNNNNNNNNNNNNNNNNNNNNNNNNNNNNNNNNNNNNNNNNNNNNNNNNNNaaaaaaaaaaaaaaaaaaaagagtccctattctgggctggtgagatggctcagtgggtaggagcactgactgtaatttcgaaggtcctgagttcaaatcccagcaaccacatggtggctcacaaccacccataatgagatctggcgccctcttctggtgtgtctaaagacagctacggtatatttatatataataataaataaatcttaaaaaataaataaaaagagtccCTATTCCACAGTAGCATGGAGAGAACCCAGTAGGACAGTGATGGAAAAGCCTCCCTCTTAACCAAGCACATATTAGGGACAAGGATTTTTGGGTCTTGGGTCAAAATCCAAGGTGGCTGTAAGGATCTGAGAGCATGTAGGGCTGTCCTTCATGGAGCCCTGGATATTTTTGATCacacagggagagggaaaaaaaaagcccctcTGGTTAAAGGGATGGCTGCACAGGGCTGGTCAATAGTCCACTGGTCGAGTGCATGCCTGTGGTTAGCTggtaaagccctgggttcaattcctagcaccattAGAAAGTGAAAACTAAAAGGAAGGGGAATGTTAGGTGTGGCGGCACATGGTGTAATCCCGGTGctcaggaagagaaggcaggagaatcagttcaaagtcattccctagcaagtttgaggctagcctgggatgcaTGAGAGCCCATCTTGAAAAGGGGAGTAGGGGACTGAGGagtgggctcagtggttaagagcaccctctactggtgcatctgaagacagctacagtgtacttagaataATAAGTACTAGGCCTTGCAGAGGGCctagttccattcccagcatccacacggtgTCTCACAACCTCTTGTAATTCTCTGCGTACAAGCAGACAATACACCCATACATGTAATAAGATACACAAgcctaaaaaaaaacaaaattagagaaatataaaaaaaaaaattgggggaagGGGTGAGAATGGGCAAGGGCTTGTTCTGTGAAacatttgccttgcaagcatgagctTCTGAAGTggggtccccagaacccacgtgaaaacctcagtgtggtggtgtgtgcttataatcctagtgatggagaagcagaggcaggaggatccctgggactctATTGGTCATCCAGCATGGCCAAATTGGTGAGCTTCAAgccagtgagagcctgtcttatAGGAAGTGGGTATCATTCCTCAGGATAACATTAGAGGTTGTCTTCCAGCTTCCAtatgcagatgcacacatgcacacacatacaaatgcatacaatTTAAATGGGGTAGGGGCTATAGAGGTGGTTTGGTTGGTAAAATGCCTGAGGCAAGAGACATGAAGGCCACAATTTGGATACCCAGCGTTCACATAAAAAGCACCCCCCCCCGCCCGtctttctattgctgggaagaaaAGACAGTGGATCCTTGGAGCTTGCTAGCCAGTCAGTCTAGTCAAATTGGCAAGGTTCCAGGTTCAGTGTGAGACCTTGTCACAAGAAATAAGGCAgcgggccaatgagatggctcagcaggtaaaagtgcttgctgccagcccagaggacccgagttcgaTCTCCAGGTCCCATCCAGTGGATGGATAAAGTGAAGGCTACATTTTCCTTTCacctccacacatatgtgggatgcatacacatagacacacacacacacacacacacacacacacacacacacacacacacacaactataataCAAAAACACTgctttagccaggcggtggtggcacacgcctttaatcccagcacttgggaggcagaggcaggcagatttctgagtttgaggacagcctggtctacagaatgagttccaggacagccaaggctacacagagaaaccctgtcttgaaaaaaacaaaaaaacaaaaaacaaaacaaaacaaaacaaaaaacactgccTTAAAAAATAATGTCAGGTAGTTGAAGACTTGGCTTAGCAtttaaaagtacttgttgcttttgcagaggactctggGTCAAGTCCTGTTACCCACAAGGTAGCTGACAACTGTCTGCAAATCCAGTACCAGGGTTATCAGATGCCTTCTTGTGGGATCTGTGGGCACCAATCATACACAGagtatggatacacacacatgcaggtaaaacacttaaacacataaaataaaaccacgTAGAAAGCTTGAGGATGATCCCTAACTCTGACCtctggacacagacagacacaggcacatacaggGGAAGGAAGAGATCCCACCATGCAGACCTGTTGGTGCATTTAGCAGTCCAGGTGAAATCTGGTCCTAGAGACACAAtgtagagaagaggaaggagacaatGGTGACCAGGACAGAGAACACTACACGACAGTACTGAGCCTCAGAGCCTGGTTCTGTGGGTTATATGCATAATTTGGATTAATTGTATCTAAAATTCTTCTGGCAAAGAGAACTAGAAATCTGTGTGActgactgggcatggtggtacagacctgttaattccagtatttggaggcagaggcaggggatctctgtgagttcaaggccagcctggtctacatccagaagtccaggatagccaggactacacagagaaaactgtctcaaaaaaaaaagagggaaaaaaagaagaaaaatatctatgtaaatatatatatgaaatatgaaattgaactgagctgggtgggggtggtgtatgcctttaatttcagcactcaggaggccaaggcaggtggacctctgttgaacttgaggccagcctggtctacaaagcaagttcttgGACAggagggctatgcagagaaagcccatctcaaaacaaacagtaacaacaacaaaaaagcaaaactaaactaaaaaccaaaaaaccctgaaATCACAAAGGACCAGGCATAAGTACTGATTAAAGTGAAATTCATACCACCACAATGGCTTAGGTGAAGGCTTATGGCCCACTGCAGAGGCACAGAACATTCTGTGGCAGAAGCATCCAGACCCTGACCCCATAACACACACAGAGCCCTAGGGCCTCTGCTGATTTTGGTAGGAGATGCCCTAAGGTAAGATGTGTCTGGCTATACCAGGGTACAACTCCAGCTCTCTGGGTTCTCCAGAAAGGGGGAGTGCGAAGGCAGATAGGACCCAGGGTAGAGGAACACTGGATATGAGACAGTGACTACCCATTAGGCTTCAGGAAGCCTTGCTCAAACCCCCATGAGGCCTGTCAGCCTGCTTGCCCTCATCAAGAGACAAGCCAGTTGGCACTTCTCAGGGAGTGCTCACCAGGAGTGACAGAAGGCTGTGGGTGTGTGGAAGCTGCCCAGAGCACCAAGTGGGAGCCTCGAGAGGAGGGATCTTAACTCTCTTGGGCTCAGGCTGTTTTTTGGCCTATTTAAGATCTGCTACAGTGAACGAACAGATGTTCTACATAGAATTCATAGTAATAAGAGTTTAGCATTCTCTAAAAATGAAAGCTGTTCCTGAAGGTGAGGACTCCACAGAACCAGAAGGAGCCAAAGGCTCCACACGGCAGAGTTGAAATCCAGTGGCCTAGACATATTTTACTCAGTGAATACACTACTTTTAAACTGTCTAAATTAGTTGCCTACACTAACAATTCAGAAGTTTCCATTAAAATTGACTTgtagattcttttgttttgtttgagacaaggtcttacacAGCCCACAATGGCCTCAAatttccaatcctcctgcctccacctactgaatgctggaattagaaGCATGTACCATAATACCTGGtttctagattcttttttttaagatctgGCAATTCCAGGCTCTGTTCCCAGGGCAGGGGCATGGCTCTGGTAACCCAGTCTCTGGTTCTATAGAGTCCTTTGATCATAAATCTTAAGATTCCCAGTAGGATTGTGTTTGCTCTACGTCTCCTCCTGAAGCAAGGTTATAAATAGAATATACTATTTCTAACGCTTATCAAAAACGGGATAAAACAAAAGGTGGACTAAGAAGGTTGTATGTTTCAAGAAAAATGGGAGCGAGCCCGTTCCTTTATGGCTGAGAAGAATACCGCACACTGATCGCGTCCATCATTTCCGTAGCCTGCCTGGTCCCTGAAGGCACTTTCGAAGGTGTGACCCGCCTGGACTTGCCTGTATCCTCAGCCGGGGGCAGAAGTTGGGGTAGAGCCCTGCTTTTGACATCGACACTGGGCTGCTGGTAAAGAGCCCGTGTATGTTAACTTGGGGGGCAGCACGGGCCTCCCGCCTACCATTGCACTTGGTGATGAGCTGGTCCTTCTTGCTAGACTCCTGCAGGACTTTGCTCTTGACACTGGAGAgcctggggggcagggggaggaagaggagttaAAATGAGAGGGTGGGCAGACAGAAGGCAGATGAGCCCCCAAGCTCTGAGGCCCATTCACTCACGCTTTTTCAAaggccattttctctttctccagctgATTGGACAGCACCTCCACCTCTCCAAGGGCAAACTgcaatttctcttcttccttagcCAGGAGGGCTTTGGTTTTGGCATGAGCAGCTCTCTCATCCTGCAAGGGAGTTGATTCTCTTTATCCTGGGCCACCTTTTGAGTCTCTTAGGATCCCTTTAACTAACTCCCCTTTTCAGGGGTGCATGCTGAAGCCAGGGCGCAGGAAGATTCGGCCTCACTAGGAGGGCTAGAAGTTCTGAAAGGCCAAGACTCAAGGATTCTGCCCAGCCACAGGGATCTTGGGAAGTGGGAGGAGTGTGCAGAGGCCGCTACTCACCACCAGTTTCTTCTCTATTTCCTGGAACTCTTCTTTACTGACAAAATTTTCATCCTGGAGAACCATCTGCAACAGAGCCCGGCTCAGGAAGGGGCTGGGGTTGGGAGGGGATGCCCTCTAAGGACCAGGACAAAGAGTGGATAATGGAACCATGTCGAAGGCACACAGGTCTTGACAGGCCTTAGCACAGGAGCTTTTAATCTCACGGATTTACTGAGGCCTGGTTCTAAGTGCTGCCTACAAAGAGCAACTAGCCTCATGGAGATGGCTCAAAGCCAAGGGGCTTTGGTACACAGAGGGACCCTGGGCCCAGCTTTAGTAAGGATCAGGATTGTTCTCTGAGAAAATGACATTAATCCTAAGATCTGACTGCTAAATAGGatgagtagagaaaaaaaaatgtttgggaTGGTAGGACTGAGCTGCCAAGAGAAGGATCTGGGGACCCTCTGGGAATGGAAGGTAATTCAGCGCCCATGTTGGCATACACTTCTTAGAAACAGACAGAGTAGACGCTCATCTAACTGCTCAGAAGGGAAGACACAGTCTAAAAATCATTAGAGTGAAAAACAGATGTGaagctaggtttttgttttgatttgtttttgtctgttttgagactgAGACACATCTCAATACTAAAAAGCACTCTCTTaaccaaaagagaaacaacaaCACAAGACCCCCACGAGCTCCAAGCTGGCCAACACTGAGGTTACTATGACGCCAGTGCGTGGCACCCACTGACTGAGGTTGGAAGCAAAAGGGCACAGAAAAGTTTGGAGGCCCTTACACCAGCACCGTGAAAGGCCAAGTTTCTATTCGCACTGCTTTTGAGAGGTGTGCGGCTTAAGGAATAATCTGGTTTGGGTGCGCAGGCTGCCTTGGCCTGAAGTTCACTAAGTAACCAACAGTCCCTTCGGCAGGCAACCAGGCAGAATGGGGAATATTGCCTGGTTTGGTAAAGTTCAGGAAAGCACCCCGCTCCTCTTGATTCCGCCCCTGGCTAGGTGAGCCCCGCCTTCGGGATGACGCCCCTTCGCAAAGTCCGCTAGCCACGTCCTCCACACCCACGGGGGGCCTGATCCCGCCCCCACTGGTGCTCCGGCTGCCTACCACATTCCTCAGCTGGTGGATCAGTTCCTCCTGAGATTCAATCACGTCCCGCAGTTGATCGAAGGCGAGACACACAGATCCAGAGCCCCCCTGCGACCACCCAAGGGGCGTCGCCATCTTTTGCCCCCGCCAGCTCGTTGGAAATGGCCTCTCGCTGCGAGCCTCACCCGTAGCCGGCCAATGAGAATGCGACGCCACAGAGCACCCTGGCAACCGGGGCGGGGACTTCCTCTGTTCGCAAGGCCGAGGTCCGGCTCTTAGAAAACCCCTCGAGGCCGGGGCGTGTAGCTCAGTGAGTAGAGCTAGACTGGATTTTTATCCGCCAACAATGCAGCAACAAAGGACAGGGTATGATAGCTTAGGCTGGTAACTTCAGCGTTCAGGAGGctggaggattgtgagttcaaggccatcctggcctacatataaaagccctgcctcaaaacaagaaaacccacaaaaatacagaagaagagtTCTTGCTTAGCATACACAGAATCTTGGTTTCCAAACAGATCCCAACACttcggaggtagaggcaggaaagaaACTCTGAGTTATTTTTGCAAATTTAGCAAATTTAAGGATAGTACGGGCtcaagaaaccttgtctccaaaaccaaaccaaaccaaagaataaaaaccaaacGTTTGTAAAAATAAGCCAAGCATGGCGGCAGATGCCttatttaatcccagccctttgtgaattccaggactgccagagctacgTAGTGGAACCTCTAAAgtttatctctttttgtaaactttGATTCTTGTAAGCTTCAGGGAATCTACTTAGGTCCACCTCAGGTCAAATGGGCTCCAGATAAGAGTACTGTCAATCGCTTTGCTCCCCACCTGCCCTATTCCTGAGGATGGGATCTAGTCCCTTCTCCCTGGTTCTGGTGCATCCATCCACCCCCCCTCAAAGTACCAAAACCATGGGTCTAAAGTTTTCAAATGTACAgccaagaaaaaaattcctctctAAACTTCTTAACTTTATCTTTTGCTCCAAACACACATATCTCTCAGCATCCTGCCAGATGCAGGTGTTTATTCAATACCTGCATCCAGGGCAGGTGCTCTGGTCCAGCCTCCCAAACTGCTTCAGCAGGGCCTTCACATCCCTAGCCCCAGAGGTCCTGCAGAGGTTGAATAGCACCCTGCTCTTCCCAGACCTGCCCAACAAGTCCAGCTTTTGGATGTCTCAACAACGGTGCCTCAGTGTCAGCAGGGAGTAGCCATAGACAATTGTGTTGcccttaattaatttattatcaaCAAAAGGCTGGGGTGTTGGGTTTCAGACCTGGACAAGTAGCTGAGGTGCATATCGAACATACCAAAGTGGATCTGGcctccaagttctcccagcatcATTCCTGCCTGTTACAGGGCATGGCTGGCGTATCCTGCCATCTATGCTGAACTTTCTAGCCCAGGGCCGGGGCTTCCTCTCACTCAGTGGCTCTTCACTATATAGTGCAGGCTTTTGGTTCTCTCCCCCCCTACCCCCTGCATCTCTCTTCCCTCTATGtgtttgtgctttttctttttttctttttttaggtttttcaagacagggtttctgtcgggttgtggtggcgcacacctttaatcccagcacttgggaggcagaggcaggcggttttctgagtttgaaaccttgattttttttttttgagacaggatttctccgtgtagccctggctgtcctggaactcactctgtagaccaggctggcctcgaactcagaaatccgcctgcttctgcctcccatcttgtgctttttcttttattttcttctgtctccctctgcatGGTGACTTTACTGACCCCCCTCCTGTGTGACGTGTGGCCAGTGAATTCACCCAAGAGCTACCCCCAACAAACTTACCTTTATAATTTAATTTGGCCTTGCTTGGCTTGGCTCATTTTTTTCAATCAAGATAACTTATCACCTAGTGCCTACTGGAGTCAGAAGTGGGGCCTCATAttcctgggaactgaagttatgggtgattgtgaaccactttgtgggtgctgggaactgaatctggtaCTTCTTGCAAGAGCAGGTACCCTTAACtgatgagctctctctccagctctgtgcctaaggatttaatttatttttatttttatttttaagtgtgtgtgtgtgtgtgtgtgtgtgtttatctctgtCTCCTTGATGTTCAGTCTGAGCTGTGAATTGTCAAGCTGCAttctgtgtgcaggtgcccatggaggccagaggagttggatcccctggagctggtttCTGTTTGGATGAAAAGTATCCTGGGACTCAGatgcccaggaaccacacagctctgaggtgggacCGTGTCCCAAAGAGAGGGTATCTTGAGATACAGCTCAGGAACCCTACAGCTCTGAGGTTGCATCCTCCGGAGAGGCAGCGCAGCTCCCAGGGACGGAAGCCCCAGCTGAATGAGGAGCCCAGGAGCCTCAACCCTGCTCTTttgctcttctctgctttctttcttctcagcttCGTCTGAAGCTGAGTGTCATTCCAAGCAGTAAATCTCATAAAGGAGGTTGGTTGAAGGGAATGATtcaggagggggggaggggaagaagagggagaggagggggaagaaagaatccagggacagctcctgctcctgGGAGCGGACAGCAGGGAACTGGACAAAGGGACAGTGCTTATATAGGATTTCTGAGggagcagagcttctcagggcagagatttccagagtAGGACTGATgagatttcaagtcctgagcttggggaTTCAGggattgttgtgtgtgtgtgtgtgtgtgtgtgtgtgtgtgtgtgtgtgtgtgtgaagctcagggattggtgggctTTTTGTGggaagctcagggattggtgggttttcttGCTTAGGGATTAGTGGCTTTATTTTCAACCCCTCTTCCTTGCATCAGGTCCAAGGGTTAGGGTGGGAAGGCCTTCCCGGCTGCAGCTGGCTTTCGTTGAGGTGCCATCTCTGTAGGGCTGCTGGTGTGTATATGGGGATGGGGGCCTAGAGAGGAGGTGCTACCACTGTGGACAGCTCTTCTGGGACAGTTCCTGCAGTGGTGTTTCACAAAAgctgtaggctgaggcaggaaatggaCCACCACTGTGGACAGCTCCTGCAGCTCCAGTGACAGCTTGTAGGCTGAGGAGATGCCATAGTGCCACCATTTTGACAGGAGCCACCATCTTGGACAGTTCCTATGGGACATTTTGCTGCAGTGGCTGTAGGCTGGGGTAGGAAGGAGGGGCCTGCCACTGCTTTGACAGCATTTG
This genomic interval carries:
- the Spata24 gene encoding spermatogenesis-associated protein 24, producing the protein MATPLGWSQGGSGSVCLAFDQLRDVIESQEELIHQLRNVMVLQDENFVSKEEFQEIEKKLVDERAAHAKTKALLAKEEEKLQFALGEVEVLSNQLEKEKMAFEKALSSVKSKVLQESSKKDQLITKCNEIESHIIKQEDILNGKENEIKELQQVISQQKQNFRNHVSDFRIQKQQETYMAQVLDQKHKKASGTRRARSRQCSREK